One window from the genome of Hippocampus zosterae strain Florida chromosome 7, ASM2543408v3, whole genome shotgun sequence encodes:
- the chtopa gene encoding chromatin target of PRMT1a, which translates to MQRSLSLQQKSIRMSAASSQKVVLKSTTKVSLNERFTNMLKNKQPTAVSIRATMQQQHMASSRNRRLAQQMENRPSVQAALSHKQSLKQRLGKSNIQARLGRPVGLGMRGGAIGGRGGLRGMTRGLRGRGRGGMMSGALSLRGKRMTPGFPVRGRGSAGRMAFRRGGRQRAGIPGRGGPMGRGAPRGGVSRGRGGLRGRGGFAGRRGRGRGVGRPSVTREQLDNQLDAYMSKTKGHLDAELDAYMAQANPESME; encoded by the exons GAGCCTTCAACAGAAATCAATCAGAATGAGTGCCGCATCCTCTCAAAAAGTGGTCCTGAAGAGCACCACCAAAGTGTCCCTGAACGAGCG CTTCACTAACATGCTGAAGAACAAGCAGCCCACAGCGGTTAGCATTCGAGCCACCATGCAACAGCAGCATATGGCCAGTTCACGCAATCGCCGGCTGGCCCAGCAGATGGAGAATCGCCCCTCGGTGCaagctgctctgagtcacaaaCAG AGCCTGAAGCAACGACTGGGGAAGAGCAACATCCAAGCCAGGTTGGGTCGCCCGGTTGGCTTGGGGATGCGCGGCGGTGCCATCGGTGGCAGAGGAGGCTTGCGCGGGATGACCAGAGGACTTCGCGGAAGGGGCAGAGGAGGAATGATGAGCGGTGCGCTTTCGCTGAGAG GAAAACGAATGACTCCCGGGTTCCCCGTCCGAGGCCGCGGCTCCGCTGGCCGTATGGCATTTCGTAGAGGTGGGCGCCAGCGGGCGGGAATTCCCGGCCGCGGCGGGCCTATGGGGAGAGGAGCCCCCCGTGGAGGAGTGTCCAGAG GGCGCGGCGGGCTCCGCGGGCGCGGCGGTTTTGCCGGCAGACGTGGCCGcggcagaggtgtcggccgacCGTCGGTGACCCGCGAGCAACTGGACAACCAGCTGGacgcttacatgtcaaagacCAAAGGTCACCTCGATGCGGAACTGGATGCCTACATGGCCCAGGCAAACCCGGAGAGCATGGAGTGA